TCCAGCATGACCACGCTCTTGGCGAGCCAGCGGTCCGTGACCGCCTCGCGCAGCGCCGCCTTCGAGGGGAAGTGCCGGTACACGCTGCCGTGGCTGACCCCCAGGGCGCGCGCGACGTCCACCACGGTCGCTTTGGTGGGGCCGAAGCGGCGCAGCACTTCCTCGGTGGTCTCGAGGATGCGCTCGGGAGTCAGGGGTTCGGCGGCAGGGGAGGGCATGGGTACGACCGTACCGCCAGCTCAGTGCTCGCTGTCGAGGTGGGCCATCTGCGCCGCCGGGTATCGCTCGCCGGCCGCCGCTCCCGCCGGGACGGCTTCCTCGATGGCGGCCAGGTCGGCCGCGGTCAGCTCCACCCGTATGGCACCCAGTGCCTCGGTCAGGCGGTCCCGGCGCCGGGCGCCGACCAGCGGCACGATGTCCTCGCCGCGGGCGAGCACCCAGGCGATCGCGGTCTGGGCGACGGTGACCCCCTTCTCCTCGGCGACCTTGCGCAGGGCGTCGACCAGGTCGAGGTTGCGGTGCAGGTTGTCGCCCTGGAAGCGGGGGCTCATCCCGCGGAAGTCGCTGGGGGCCAGTGCGCGGTCACGGCTGAAGTGCCCGCTGATCAGGCCGCGGGACAGCACCCCGTATGCCGTGACGCCTATGCCCAGCTCGCGGGCGGTCGGCAGGATCTGGTCCTCTATGCCGCGCGAGATCAGGGAGTACTCGATCTCGAGGTCGGAGATCGGGGCGACGGCGGCGGCCCGGCGCAGGGTGTCCGCGCCGACCTCGGAGAGGCCGATGTGCCGCACGTGCCCGGCCTGGACGGCCTCGGCGATGGCGCCGACGGTCTCCTCGATCGGGACGGCCGGGTCCACCCGGGCGATCCGGTAGACGTCGATGTGGTCCCGGCCGAGCCGCTGGAGCGAGTAGGCCAGGAAGTTCTTCACGGCCTCGGGCCGGCCGTCGTATCCGGTGAAGCCGCCCTCGACCGTCCGCAGGGCACCGAACTTGACGCTGGTCAGCGCCTTCTCGCGGGCCGTGGTCGGGGCGGTGCGCAGGGCTTCGTTGATCAGCAGCTCGTTGTGGCCCATGCCGTAGAAGTCGCCGGTGTCGAGCAGCGTGCTCATGCCCTCCGGGGCGGCTTCCAGGAAGGCGTGGACGGTGGCCAGGGATTCGGCCCGGTCGGCCTCTCCGTAGAGGGCGGACATGCCCATGCAGCCCAGCCCCAGGGGGAAGACGGCCGGGCCGGTGGCGCCGAGCCTGCGGGCGGTGGCCGGGATGGCGGTGGAGGTGTTCTCGTTCGTCGTCATGCAATGAGAATGGCATGACGAGTGACAGATTTCAATATCTGTCACTCGTCAGCGTGAAGGGCCGGGAGTCGACGGGGTCGGGAGCAGGGAGGCCTCAGCCCGCCGGGGCGGGGCCGGGCGCCGGCGGGAGGCCGCCGTCCGTACGGTGGCTGGAGCCGTGTCCCGGCGGGGGAGCCGGGGCGGCGGCGGGAGCCGGTTCGAGGGACTGGGCCGTGCGCCGGGCGGTGGCGAGGGCCCAGGGGCCGGTGGTGGCGGCGCCTACCAGCAGCACCAGCAGCCCGCAGCCGGTGATGATCCACCAGGCCGGCCGGGCCGCCGTCGCGAAGCTCCCGCCGCCCGCCGTGCCGGCCGCGAGCACCGCGCCGATCACCGCGACCCCCAGCGCCCCGCCGGTCTGCCGGCTGGTGGAGGCCAGCGCGGCCGCCACCCCCGCCTGGGCGCGCGGCATCCCGGCGAGCGCCGTGTTCGTGATGGGGGCGTTGACCAGGCCGAAGCCGATGCCGAAGAGCACGTACCCGGCGAACATCAGCGTGTCGGACTCCTCCGCCGCGAACGCCGCGAACAGCACCCCGCTCGCCGCCATCGTCACTCCCGCGACCAGCAGCGGCAGTCGCGGCCCCCGCGCGGCGACCAGCCGCCCCGACACCGGCGCGCACAGGAAGGCGAAGGCGGCCATCGGCAGCATGTGGAGTCCGGCGTCCAGGGCGTCGAGCCCCCGCACGTCCTGGAGGTAGAGGGTGTTCAGGAAGAGGAACCCGGACAGCGCGGCGAAACCGCTCACCGCCAGCACCGTCGCCCCGCTGAAGGGGACGCTGCGGAAGAACCGGGGGTCGATCAGCGGGTCCGCCCGCCGGGGCTCGTAGCGCAGCAGCCCCGCCAGCGCGGCCACGGCGGCCAGCGCGCACCCGAGGATCGGCGACGAGGTCCAGCCCGCGGCCGGACCCTCGATGATCGCGTACGTCACCGCGCCCAGCAGCGCCATGACCAGCAGCTGGCCCACCGGATCGGGCCGGCGCGGGCGCTCGGACCGGGACTCGGGGATGTGGCGCACGGTCAGCACGAGGGCGACGAGCCCGACGGGGAGGTTGATCCAGAAGATGGACCGCCAGCCCACCGAGTCCACCAGCAGCCCGCCGATCAGCGGCCCGACGGCCATGGAGATGCCGACGACCGCGCCCCAGACGCCGATGGCGCGTGCGCGCTCCTTCGGGTCCGTGAAGGTGTTGGTGATGATCGACAGGGCGACCGGATTGAGCATCGCGCCGCCGACGGCCTGGAT
The Streptomyces sp. NBC_00091 genome window above contains:
- a CDS encoding aldo/keto reductase, coding for MTTNENTSTAIPATARRLGATGPAVFPLGLGCMGMSALYGEADRAESLATVHAFLEAAPEGMSTLLDTGDFYGMGHNELLINEALRTAPTTAREKALTSVKFGALRTVEGGFTGYDGRPEAVKNFLAYSLQRLGRDHIDVYRIARVDPAVPIEETVGAIAEAVQAGHVRHIGLSEVGADTLRRAAAVAPISDLEIEYSLISRGIEDQILPTARELGIGVTAYGVLSRGLISGHFSRDRALAPSDFRGMSPRFQGDNLHRNLDLVDALRKVAEEKGVTVAQTAIAWVLARGEDIVPLVGARRRDRLTEALGAIRVELTAADLAAIEEAVPAGAAAGERYPAAQMAHLDSEH
- a CDS encoding MFS transporter, whose translation is MLILAICCMSLLIVSLDNTVLNVALPSMRREFDASVSGMQWTIDAYTLVIASLLMLAGATADRIGRRKVFAWGLVLFTAGSVLCSLAPGLEWLIAFRMIQAVGGAMLNPVALSIITNTFTDPKERARAIGVWGAVVGISMAVGPLIGGLLVDSVGWRSIFWINLPVGLVALVLTVRHIPESRSERPRRPDPVGQLLVMALLGAVTYAIIEGPAAGWTSSPILGCALAAVAALAGLLRYEPRRADPLIDPRFFRSVPFSGATVLAVSGFAALSGFLFLNTLYLQDVRGLDALDAGLHMLPMAAFAFLCAPVSGRLVAARGPRLPLLVAGVTMAASGVLFAAFAAEESDTLMFAGYVLFGIGFGLVNAPITNTALAGMPRAQAGVAAALASTSRQTGGALGVAVIGAVLAAGTAGGGSFATAARPAWWIITGCGLLVLLVGAATTGPWALATARRTAQSLEPAPAAAPAPPPGHGSSHRTDGGLPPAPGPAPAG